The genome window tgtattagagatgcgcggtttgcgggcacaaccgcggagtccgcggattttccgcggatcgggcagttgaaataaaaaaaaattagattttaaatagattcaggcgggtggcagttaaaccaattcggaaatatatatacatagttaaatgttgttacccacatacgaaaaacgagcaggcacctgcagcatatgcaacaacagaagaagaagaaaaaaagagatggacacttttacggagcggagaagggacgcctcgccgggatccgggaccgaggccccttcccccgagagggccccaccaggagccgtagctgaggcgatccgcgagaagggcccgacgcacgtccagggtcaccaccgcgcccaccgcaccgacaccccgcctcgtccgccttcgccgcggccggcgtcacgcgcagcaggtaagcagcttacctgcccgccacccccgtggccgggggctcgtaacaggggtcactccgcgcgctccgcctgcgcagcttacctgcccgccacccctgttgccgggggcgcgtaacaggggtcactccgcgcgcagtgcgctcacgaaaggggtggggctcaccctggttgatatagacagcaggacggtggccatggaagtcggaacccgctaaggagtgtgtaacaacccacctgccgaatcaactagccctgaaaatggatggcgctggagcgtcgggcccatacccggccgtcgccggcagcgagacgcgcttggaggtgcgctcagcgcggctcccatatgattgcgcactggtgtgcgtctgggtcgtgacagcgtggcacgcgaatgtctgtactgcattggatcagtctcctttctttaacaggcaaaagctttataacctcactaatgccttgcatcgtctatattagatatataacaacaacgggcgggtgcgggcgggtgcggttctgatcaaatgttacatcgggtggatggcggatggttgacgactttctgatgcggttgcggatgaaataattgcctatccgcgcatctctagtatgtatatatagataaaagaaaaacttgaatttcagtgttcacttatttatacatatacacacacataacactcatctactcattgttgagttaagggttgaattgtccatccttgttctattctctgtcactatttttcgaaccatgctgaacaccctctctgatgatgcattgctgtgtggcacgcacaaaagtgctttcatcaaatgcattagagtctggaatcttccatctctccctagcatggcccaaaaccggtcaatctttgcttcctgaagcTGAACTAAACGGCTCCTTCTGTGTCAGCCCAGTGTCTTAAGTTATCAACAGCTAATGATTTCAGTCTAtgaaaaggagtttgacgccCCTCCACTAGATGGCGCCAGcgtgccacagtttgagaatcattgcattaaatattttacaaaatttgacaaatggaaagaaaaaagaaaaagtgagCCGTTCTCGACTATGGTGTATTTAACAAGATAATTGGAATTgttgtaatatttatttaattatatatttctatataataAACTTTTTAAGAATTTCCTGGTGACGTCCTCCAGCGTGGCCCCGCCCCCACCTGCCCCTCACCTGGCTCACCTTCCCGCCGCCTCGCCGACACACTTCTCCGGAAGCCCCTCGGCCCACCGCAGCCCGACATGGAACCGGCGTACCGGGGTCTGGGCCGCTGCGTCTGTTGCTTCTGGCTCGCCGTGGCCTTCGACGTGCTGGGACTGCTGGTGCTGCTCGTCGGCGTGTTCGTCAACGTCTTCTTCTACGACCTGCTCATCTACGCCGGCGCCATTGTCATCTTCCTCAGCCTCGTCTGGTGGGTCTTCTGGTACTCGGGCAACATCGAGGTGCTGGCCGCGGAGCTGGAGGACGACGTGGGGCTGACGAAGAAGGGCAGGGAGGCTCCGGGCGGCATCACTGGCGCGGTCCGGCGGCTTTCCAGTCGGGTCTCCGCCGGCATCAGGAACTCCTTGCGCGGGAACAGAGGACCGGGCCGGTCGGGTCCCGCCGTGGCCTCCGAGCCGGTGGTCGTCACCATGGCAACCTTAAGGCCCAATGAGCGCTCTTCGGAGACGATGGGATGTGATGACGTAGGAATGCCGCACACCTCCACGGAGACCTCACCTGCATAATGA of Nerophis lumbriciformis linkage group LG22, RoL_Nlum_v2.1, whole genome shotgun sequence contains these proteins:
- the LOC133615023 gene encoding transmembrane protein 238, producing the protein MEPAYRGLGRCVCCFWLAVAFDVLGLLVLLVGVFVNVFFYDLLIYAGAIVIFLSLVWWVFWYSGNIEVLAAELEDDVGLTKKGREAPGGITGAVRRLSSRVSAGIRNSLRGNRGPGRSGPAVASEPVVVTMATLRPNERSSETMGCDDVGMPHTSTETSPA